The Euphorbia lathyris chromosome 3, ddEupLath1.1, whole genome shotgun sequence genome contains a region encoding:
- the LOC136223578 gene encoding probable caffeine synthase MTL2 codes for MEVPQVVYMNGGDGEISYHQNSTHQKRAILKGKTILEESITQVCEKSSAECLKVVDMGCSSGPNTLLPMWEMIESIDSTCARLKKTPPILQLFLNDLPGTDFNSIFTSLVPSFHEKLEKKKSRKSDTCLIAAMPGSFYGRLFPNNSIHFAHTSSALHWRSQVPEGLVNENGIALNKGNICAATTSPEIVHELYLDQFRKDFTIFLKSRSQELISTGGMLLSFHVQHAKYPHCNMAIWELFAATFQDMVNEGIITQFMLDSYNIPLYAPPLEEVKKVIEKEGSFSIKGEEEFELDWGIIFEEGNKDKIDKGKHIANNARATAESMLASHFGDVILDDVFNRLSIKAAAYFEKGVCFNNCLVISLTKK; via the exons ATGGAAGTTCCTCAAGTTGTTTACATGAATGGAGGGGATGGAGAAATCAGCTACCACCAGAACTCAACTCATCAA AAACGTGCGATTTTAAAAGGCAAGACAATATTAGAAGAAAGTATAACACAAGTATGTGAAAaaagctcggcagaatgtctaaAAGTTGTGGATATGGGATGCTCTTCAGGACCTAATACACTGTTGCCAATGTGGGAAATGATTGAATCAATCGATTCAACTTGTGCTAGATTGAAGAAGACACCACCAATCTTGCAGCTTTTCTTGAATGATCTTCCGGGGACTGATTTCAACTCAATTTTTACTTCTTTGGTGCCTAGTTTTCATGAGAAATTGGAAAAGAAGAAGAGTAGAAAGTCTGATACATGTTTAATAGCGGCTATGCCTGGTAGTTTCTATGGAAGGCTGTTCCCGAACAATTCTATTCACTTTGCTCATACTTCTTCTGCTCTCCACTGGCGTTCTCAg GTACCTGAAGGGCTTGTGAATGAAAATGGGATTGCATTGAACAAAGGTAACATATGTGCAGCAACAACAAGTCCAGAAATAGTTCATGAGTTATATTTGGATCAATTCAGAAAAGATTTCACAATATTTCTCAAGTCACGATCACAAGAATTGATTAGCACAGGTGGTATGCTGCTTAGCTTCCATGTCCAACATGCTAAATATCCTCACTGTAATATGGCCATTTGGGAGTTATTTGCAGCAACCTTTCAGGATATGGTTAATGAGGGGATAATTACACAGTTTATGTTGGATTCATATAACATTCCACTATATGCTCCTCCTTTGGAAGAAGTGAAGAAAGTAATAGAAAAAGAGGGGTCGTTTAGTATcaaaggagaagaagaattCGAGCTGGATTGGGGTATTATTTTCGAGGAAGGAAACAAAGATAAGATTGATAAAGGAAAGCACATAGCAAATAATGCTAGAGCTACTGCAGAGTCAATGCTGGCAAGTCACTTTGGAGATGTGATACTTGATGATGTTTTCAATAGACTGTCAATCAAGGCTGCTGCTTACTTTGAAAAGGGTGTGTGTTTTAATAACTGTTTGGTCATTTCCTTGACAAAGAAATGA
- the LOC136222263 gene encoding protein MLN51 homolog has product MAKAGEDDVEYESDPEEEKRLLGMRRREAASDDEEGEAEEKPRIDRRAPIHSDESDGQGGAADYDDEDEELEVEEEEVYEDEEEDGVYEDYEEQENGTHGFVGGKEGNKERGIDGELEVKEKEVEARKVEEGAEPKVLDNDLEDGEEEEEDAEGKKDIEPFAVPTAGAFYMHDDRFRDDAGGRNRRTYGGRKLWESKDDKKWGHDKFEEMNLQERHYDQGRRPSKGQYQGRCGKNQAPDRGYAKRNKGKTFSNGENVNQPPKGVRGRGPRKYENRWKRSGQAPPTQHKQPEKSFERTSHGSSGRAYTPASNTESDNVPPARKHSSLSSASPPFYPSASSSKDITQSQKRDVQTGSISRNHRASAVDESFSMQQAVRGKAIADSVGVDKLYIDDSVSANAGKSLNNMQTPSSGSSLVNTMQASQSRTQGRGIAVTAHMSYQSTPLQIQANKVSSAAQPPGQRNPVQNRVQSSIQPSAQQLGQRSGSGSQASSPPKTALSINSYEPGDVETSSESSKSTGALVGKGKGTGRGSFVYGGAQVMGAAGNLAVSRGDQNFPGTPAFLPVMQFGGQHPGGLGVPAVGMAFPGYVAQPQLGLGNSEMTWLPVLAGAAGALGATYCSPYIAMDGSYHARPSGQTSSVGSSSKESNANKSNNEPSNRPEPVNDEFGQRQKPCRYSEMDFKQPSTSA; this is encoded by the exons ATGGCAAAGGCGGGAGAAGATGATGTTGAATATGAGAGCGATCCAGAAGAGGAAAAGCGCCTTTTAGGAATGAGAAGGCGTGAAGCGGCAAGTGACGATGAGGAAGGTGAAGCCGAAGAGAAGCCTAGAATTGATCGCAGGGCTCCCATTCACTCTGACGAATCTGATGGACAGGGTGGGGCTGCAGATTATGATGATGAGGACGAGGAATTAGAAGTTGAGGAGGAAGAGGTttatgaagatgaagaagaggatgGAGTTTATGAAGACTATGAAGAGCAAGAGAATGGAACTCATGGGTTTGTGGGAGGGAAAGAAGGGAATAAGGAGAGAGGAATTGATGGTGAGTTGGAGGTGAAGGAGAAGGAAGTAGAGGCAAGAAAAGTGGAGGAGGGAGCAGAGCCAAAAGTATTGGATAATGATTTGGAGGAtggggaggaggaggaggaggatgcAGAAGGTAAGAAGGATATCGAGCCATTTGCAGTTCCCACTGCTGGGGCCTTTTACATGCATGATGATCGTTTTAGAGACGATGCTGGTGGTCGAAACAG GCGAACTTATGGTGGGAGGAAGTTGTGGGAGTCCAAAGACGATAAGAAATGGGGACATGACAAGTTTGAGGAGATGAATTTGCAGGAAAGGCATTATGATCAG GGGAGGAGGCCTTCTAAAGGACAATATCAAGGTCGCTGTGGGAAAAATCAAGCTCCAGACCGTGGATATGCTAAGAGGAACAAGGGTAAAACATTCAGCAATGGTGAAAATGTAAACCAACCTCCAAAAGGTGTGAGAGGGAGGGGACCTAGAAAGTATGAAAATCGATGGAAGAGGAGCGGCCAGGCACCTCCAACACAACACAAACAGCCTGAGAAGTCATTCGAGAGAACTTCACATGGTAGTTCAGGGAGAGCTTATACACCTGCATCAAACACAGAATCTGATAACGTCCCTCCTGCTAGAAAGCATTCAAGTTTGAGTTCCGCTTCTCCTCCTTTCTATCCTTCTGCGTCTTCTAGTAAAGATATCACTCAGTCTCAGAAGAGGGATGTACAAACTGGAAGTATAAGTAGGAATCATCGCGCTTCTGCTGTGGATGAAAGTTTCTCCATGCAGCAAGCAGTGCGTGGGAAGGCTATTGCTGATTCTGTTGGCGTTGACAAGCTTTACATTGATGATTCTGTTAGTGCAAATGCTGGGAAGTCCTTGAACAATATGCAGACGCCATCATCTGGGTCTTCATTGGTCAATACGATGCAAGCCTCTCAATCTAGAACTCAAGGAAGGGGTATAGCTGTTACAGCACATATGTCTTATCAGTCAACCCCTCTGCAAATTCAAGCCAACAAAGTCTCATCTGCAGCTCAGCCCCCTGGTCAGCGGAATCCTGTTCAAAATCGCGTCCAGTCTTCTATTCAACCATCTGCCCAGCAGTTGGGCCAGCGCTCTGGTAGTGGATCTCAAGCTTCTTCGCCACCAAAAACGGCATTGTCTATAAATTCGTATGAACCTGGAGATGTGGAAACTAGTTCAGAATCAAGTAAATCCACAGGTGCATTGGTAGGAAAGGGAAAAGGAACTGGAAGAGGTTCTTTTGTGTATGGTGGGGCTCAGGTTATGGGAGCTGCTGGGAATTTGGCTGTCAGTCGTGGTGATCAAAATTTCCCTGGAACTCCAGCTTTCTTGCCAG TTATGCAATTTGGGGGCCAGCATCCTGGTGGTCTTGGGGTTCCTGCTGTCGGCATGGCATTTCCTGGATATGTTGCTCAGCCTCAGCTTGGTTTAGGAAATTCTGAAATGACATG GCTGCCAGTTCTTGCTGGTGCTGCGGGCGCTTTAGGGGCCACTTATTGTTCGCCCTATATTGCTATGGATGGTTCATATCATGCTCGTCCATCTGGACAGACATCTTCTGTGGGTTCTTCAAG CAAAGAGAGCAATGCTAACAAGTCCAATAATGAACCTTCCAATAGACCTG AGCCTGTGAATGATGAATTTGGGCAACGACAAAAGC CGTGCAGATACTCAGAGATGGATTTTAAGCAGCCAAGTACAAGTGCTTAG